DNA from Brassica napus cultivar Da-Ae chromosome C4, Da-Ae, whole genome shotgun sequence:
ACTATCACCCTTGTCCCATTACATAATCCATAAGTCTGGTTGAGATTGCGCAGAATCATGACTGGTCCTACCTTCAAGCAGAGAATGTGGTTTGGTAGCCCAGGGAACTCAAGTGAATTTAGATACTTTTGAGGGTAATGGCTTGTCCAGTCATCATCTAGTGTAGCTTCTAGCTCAACGGAATCAGAGCTCAAATATTCTTTAGCCTGAGATGGAACATGAGACAGCATGTAGGACTTTAGCTCATGGACAGTACTATTTGTAGGCGTCAACACTGCTCTCTCCGCTAAGTACTTCTTGGTCCGATAATTATGAACAAAGTTAGGATATGCTCATCTGCTTGCACTTCATGTGGTTTGTCTGATTTAGATATCATGAATTATTTGTTCACAACAATCTGATCACCCTCCTTACGTTTATCTCTATGTGAAGATACAGTATCGGCGTCCTAGTCACCAACTTTCAGAATCCATTTAGGAAAGTCTCTGTCCTCCTCCCTTAATCGCATGTTTATGGAAAGGGTGTATACTTCAGCATTTTTCCAAAGATACGATTTGCCGACTGATGCAAGGACTGTGTCTTGTCGTTTTCCATGTGGCACTACAGGTAATATTTTCCTGAAATCGCGTCCTAAAAGTACAGTCTTGCCACCAAAAAGTCTGTCAGCAGCTTCTGGATTTGAAGGTGACAACAGATCTCTGAGAGACCGGTCTAGCGTTTCAAATGCTTGACGGTGTTTCATCGGAGCTTCGTCCCATATTATTAAATCTGACTTTGCAATTGATGAAGCCAACATAGAACCTCTATGGATATCACACATTGTCACATCGTCAGTGTAAGTggcaaatattttttctttagcCAACATAGAACCTCTATGGATATCACACATTTCCTACATTAAAAAGAGTTATATGATTGTATATAATCCTATTCTTAATTAGACATCTTTATTTCCTACATCAAAAACACAGTTTAACACTACTGCCAATTAAAACTGATATTAAATGTATCAAATAGTTTGCATTTAAAATCCCATTACCACCTCACCCAAACTATATAGTATTACTTTCGATTTCTTTAAAACAATTCTAAACGCAATTACCTCTAAATATAAACACAGCcatcaaaatacttaaaaacCATCAACGTTATTATTGACCTTTTTTGGTAAATCATAACATATAACACATGCAAAGCAATCAAAATGTACAATAATATACTAATATACATCACACGGCAATCATATatcgcgcgtagcgcggaccgacccttgtgtatatatatatattaccggATAACTCAATGATGTATTTGTGGGGAAGTGATGTAATGACCGTGGCTCCTccttaaattaaatgaaagtaataataaaattatttagattttagtcTATTTAGAATCATGAAttatttatggttttatttGAGATTAATAAAGATCAtcttaatcaattaattttttataagcaAAACcagatgcatttttaaaaaacattatatttgtttttcataatataaattgattttttttaataaaacttataaaataaaaaagatttaaaacctataaaataaataaaatatttactattattattataaattaaatattaatatacgtGTATGAGTATGAGAAAATTACCtagtttttcttttacaaaGATGACCATCTTATGAAGTAATATTAAGGCTAAATCTTTCAAATAgacttaaaaatgtttttacaaCCAAAATAACGCACAAATAATATTGAGGATAAATcgctcaaataatatttttgtgtaGGCATCTTGTAGGTCCTGGTGTGTGGTGTACGAGGTTATGTGTGTGGTGTACGGATACTTCTTCGGGTACGCATGTCCTTGGGTCTGGGTATACATTTCTATACATTTGGATACACTTTGTTTCACTTTTGTTGGGTAAAAACTGTATTATACAAAAAGGTGTATAGTAGTACACCTTGTTTAAcattcagcaaaaaaaactaaataattagttttactaaaaataacataacatTTAGTTTTACAAAAAGGGTATACATATTATGCGGTTTTCTCGAAATGACTGTTCGTGCCTTATTCATCACTCAAATATTCATCATGATCGAGGTTCCTTATATGTCTTTTTGTTGGGTCTGATTTGGAACACCGACCAAaactttttacctttttttcttcacaccttcctATTAATTGGCGATACCTCAAAGCTGGCAATGCAAATATAAATTCAAGAAAGCGGTTAAAAAGGGTTTGAGCTTTTATCGAAATCTCCTCAGCAGAAAGTTTACGTTCCTTTGGTGGAGGTCATGAAGGGACCTTTTTCATTGGTGGTAAATATTCAATCTTACTCAACAGGTGGTACAAAGATATCAGTTGGATTTGGCACTGACAGTATAACCTTTTTTGTAGTCTCATTCCAAGTCGATTTTAGATAGTGGTTTGAAACAAGTTTAGAGTGCTCCATTCCCCCCATGATTTCTtcataaaatttgttaaaatgggatactttgaatatttttgttgGCCTACCTTCCAAATCTTTCTGGTTCCTTTTTTTGTACTTGGCATTCACATTTTTATGTAAGTGTACAAGGCAACAGCTGAATATATATGGCTAGATCTATCAAACATAATAATCAAACATAATTGTTAAATCACAATTGTCTTTTACGATGCTTGAGCGCTTCTTAAAAACCATGACCACGACTTGTTACTCTTGTTGTCTACAACTCCAAACGCAATCGGAGTATCTGGAAATCCACATATTGTCCACTTGCTGTTAGTAGACAATCTTTGTACTTCCGAAATATGTGTGTACCATCTACCTCAATAACCTCTCCCAGAGATACTTCCACCCTTCAACTTTGTCCGTCCCTTTACATCTTTTCCGTTTTTTATCTTAGTTTTCTGTTCTTTAAGTTGtagttattttgaatattgaaaagtattttaaattttgtaattattgtaaatgtatATACTAGTATTAAGATATAGGATACAATGATGggataatatgttaagttttattaaatacaAAAGTTGAATGGATGTTGAATTAATATgtggaaaagagagaaaatgatatgaaatgttaaaaaaaaatataaatatggtGTTAGAATATGTGT
Protein-coding regions in this window:
- the LOC125586053 gene encoding uncharacterized protein LOC125586053; the encoded protein is MLSHVPSQAKEYLSSDSVELEATLDDDWTSHYPQKYLNSLEFPGLPNHILCLKVGPVMILRNLNQTYGLCNGTRVIVTRLGNRIVEAEIMTRKDSDGADGVTNIVYKEILKGFRDAKASIKQV